A portion of the Microlunatus phosphovorus NM-1 genome contains these proteins:
- a CDS encoding circularly permuted type 2 ATP-grasp protein has product MTVLQRYLDRKIQPDMFAVPAPSYDEFAGPSGVRDGWRGLAQGLESFGPVDLERARAEVVRLLEDDGVSYISGPASTTTFVDATIAPPGRPAGPDSATPLAEPEPWQLDPLPLVLAEREWSAVEAGVVQRAELLDAIVADLYGAQRLLAGGHLPVPAVLDHEEYLRALVGEHSAAPSLFMVAVDLGRDASGQWTVMSDRTQAPSGAGYAMQNRRVVSRVMPELYHAAHLHRLTPFFQAMRSALIDAAPAQVESPRVVVLSPGSMSETAFDQAFLASLLGFPLVEGGDLTVRDGRVWMRVLGKLEEVDVILRRVDSIWTDPLELRPGSRLGVAGLVECVRRGTVSVVNAIGSGIVENPALMPYLPQLCERLLGQSLRLSSVQTWWCGDADGMRYVTQHLDELVVRPISRGHGRSVRGIALSRAEREKVIAMIAAAPHRYVGQQVLQLSSAPTAIGGRLLPRNVVLRSFAVRDGSSYAAMLGGLARVSDDADESRGLLVTAAGGGIAKDVWVVSEHPVVAKGQTTIRMSREVDQLAVADATTAAMVPRVLSDLFWFGRYAERAEDLLRLILATRATALETDLDPGSRGALQVLLRAITTTSTAYPGFLAEGCPMMPEFRALLLDRSRLGTAGQSLAALLLAAQGVRDQLSEDVWMVLADMDRASATLAASPDDQGLLLVDTGERILSGLLALAGIVSENMVRDAGWYLLDTGRGLERALQVLALLQATVCEERPWDTERLVVETVLTATESIVTFRRRYGGQDRVEAAVELLVTDARNPRSVAYQLERILTDLRAIPNTSARLRPVRLAEAVVHQVQTVDLGAMSAASDRVELAEFLAGLTTQLRDLADAIRDQYQQLPPTPQPMRTRAGGAA; this is encoded by the coding sequence ATGACGGTGCTGCAGCGCTATCTGGATCGCAAGATCCAGCCGGACATGTTCGCGGTCCCGGCGCCGTCGTACGACGAGTTCGCCGGCCCATCGGGCGTCCGGGACGGCTGGCGGGGACTGGCCCAGGGCTTGGAATCCTTTGGTCCGGTCGACCTCGAGCGCGCTCGGGCCGAGGTCGTACGGCTGCTCGAGGATGACGGCGTCAGCTATATCTCCGGTCCGGCTTCCACCACCACCTTCGTCGATGCGACCATCGCCCCGCCGGGTCGGCCGGCGGGTCCCGACTCGGCAACGCCGCTCGCGGAGCCGGAGCCCTGGCAACTCGATCCGCTGCCGTTGGTGCTTGCCGAGCGGGAGTGGTCGGCGGTGGAGGCCGGGGTGGTGCAGCGGGCTGAGCTGTTGGACGCGATCGTCGCCGATCTCTACGGAGCGCAACGGCTGCTGGCCGGCGGACACCTCCCTGTGCCTGCGGTGCTCGACCACGAGGAGTATCTCCGAGCGCTGGTAGGTGAGCACAGCGCCGCCCCGTCGCTGTTCATGGTCGCGGTGGATCTCGGCCGTGACGCGTCGGGGCAGTGGACGGTGATGTCCGACCGGACCCAGGCACCATCGGGCGCCGGGTATGCGATGCAGAACCGCCGGGTCGTCTCGCGGGTGATGCCGGAGCTTTATCACGCCGCCCACCTGCACCGACTGACCCCGTTCTTCCAAGCCATGCGGTCCGCCTTGATCGACGCCGCGCCGGCCCAGGTGGAGAGCCCGCGGGTCGTGGTGCTGAGCCCGGGATCGATGTCCGAGACGGCCTTCGACCAGGCGTTTCTCGCCTCGCTGCTCGGCTTTCCACTGGTCGAGGGCGGTGACCTCACCGTGCGCGACGGCAGGGTCTGGATGCGAGTGCTGGGTAAGCTCGAGGAGGTCGACGTCATCCTGCGTCGGGTCGACTCGATCTGGACCGACCCATTGGAGCTGCGGCCCGGGTCGCGACTCGGTGTGGCCGGCTTGGTCGAGTGCGTTCGCCGGGGAACGGTGTCGGTCGTCAATGCGATCGGCTCCGGCATCGTCGAGAACCCGGCGCTGATGCCGTACCTACCACAGCTGTGCGAGCGGCTGCTGGGACAGTCGCTGCGACTGTCCTCGGTGCAGACCTGGTGGTGCGGCGATGCCGACGGGATGCGCTACGTGACCCAGCATCTGGATGAGCTGGTCGTTCGGCCGATCAGTCGGGGGCACGGTCGCAGCGTCCGTGGGATAGCTCTGTCGCGAGCCGAGCGGGAGAAGGTGATCGCGATGATCGCGGCGGCGCCGCACCGCTACGTCGGCCAGCAGGTGCTTCAGCTGTCCTCCGCGCCAACCGCGATCGGTGGCCGGCTGCTGCCGCGCAACGTCGTGTTGCGCTCGTTCGCGGTCCGCGACGGCTCGTCGTACGCCGCCATGCTGGGTGGTCTCGCCCGGGTCAGCGACGACGCAGACGAGTCGCGCGGTCTGCTGGTCACCGCGGCCGGCGGGGGGATCGCCAAGGACGTCTGGGTGGTGAGTGAGCATCCGGTCGTCGCCAAGGGCCAGACCACGATCCGGATGTCGCGAGAGGTCGACCAGCTTGCGGTGGCGGACGCCACGACGGCCGCGATGGTGCCCCGGGTGCTCTCCGATCTGTTCTGGTTCGGGCGCTATGCCGAGCGGGCCGAAGACCTGTTGCGGCTCATCCTGGCGACCAGGGCGACCGCCCTGGAGACCGATCTGGACCCTGGTTCCCGGGGCGCGCTGCAAGTGCTGCTGCGGGCCATCACCACCACTTCGACCGCTTATCCGGGCTTCCTGGCGGAGGGCTGCCCGATGATGCCCGAGTTTCGGGCGCTGCTGCTGGACAGGTCGCGGCTCGGCACCGCGGGGCAGTCGCTGGCCGCGCTGTTGCTCGCTGCACAGGGGGTTCGTGATCAGCTGTCCGAGGACGTCTGGATGGTGCTTGCCGACATGGACCGGGCGAGTGCGACGCTGGCTGCGAGCCCCGACGACCAGGGTTTGCTGCTGGTGGATACCGGCGAGCGGATCCTCTCCGGGCTGTTGGCGCTGGCGGGAATCGTCAGCGAGAACATGGTTCGTGACGCAGGCTGGTATCTGCTGGACACCGGTCGCGGGCTGGAGCGGGCGCTGCAGGTGCTGGCGCTGTTGCAGGCGACGGTGTGTGAGGAGCGACCCTGGGACACCGAGCGATTGGTCGTCGAGACGGTGCTGACCGCGACCGAGTCGATCGTCACCTTCCGGCGGCGCTATGGCGGCCAGGATCGAGTCGAGGCAGCGGTCGAGTTGCTGGTCACCGACGCGCGTAACCCCCGATCGGTGGCCTACCAGCTGGAGCGGATCCTGACAGACCTGCGGGCGATCCCGAACACTTCGGCGAGGCTCCGGCCGGTTCGCCTGGCTGAAGCCGTGGTGCATCAGGTGCAGACGGTCGATCTGGGGGCCATGTCGGCAGCGTCGGACCGGGTGGAGTTGGCTGAGTTCCTGGCCGGGTTGACGACCCAGCTGCGGGACCTGGCAGACGCGATCCGCGACCAGTATCAGCAGCTGCCGCCGACACCGCAGCCGATGCGGACCAGGGCCGGAGGCGCGGCGTGA
- the ahcY gene encoding adenosylhomocysteinase, producing MTVPAASTFDYKVADLGLADFGRKEITLAEHEMPGLMAMRAQFGESKPLAGARIAGSLHMTVQTAVLIETLVALGAEVRWASCNIFSTQDHAAAAVVVGPDGTPERPAGVPVFAWKGETIEDYWWCSERILVWPDGEFANMILDDGGDATLLVHKGVEYIKAGAVPEPAESDPEELRVLLALLRRSIAEGCDWTEIANAIKGVTEETTTGVHRLYEMFRRGALLFPAINVNDSVTKSKFDNKYGCRHSLIDGLNRATDVLIGGKVAVVCGYGDVGKGCADSLRGQGARVLITEVDPICALQAAMDGYQVVTLDEALPVADIYVTATGCLDVISADQMGRMKHQAIVSNIGHFDNEIDIAGLSRVPGVVKTNIKPQVDLWTFDTGTDAERSIIVLSEGRLMNLGNATGHPSFVMSNSFTNQVLAQIELFTKTTDYPVGVYTLPKKLDEAVARLHLAALGVHLTELTQTQADYLGVPVQGPYKADHYRY from the coding sequence ATGACGGTTCCTGCAGCATCCACCTTCGACTACAAAGTGGCGGATCTGGGTCTGGCCGATTTCGGACGCAAGGAGATCACCCTCGCCGAGCACGAGATGCCTGGGCTGATGGCGATGCGCGCCCAGTTCGGGGAGTCCAAGCCACTGGCCGGTGCCCGGATCGCCGGCTCACTGCACATGACCGTGCAGACCGCCGTCTTGATCGAGACGCTGGTGGCGCTGGGAGCCGAGGTGCGCTGGGCGTCGTGCAACATCTTCTCCACCCAGGACCACGCCGCCGCCGCGGTGGTGGTCGGTCCGGACGGTACGCCGGAGCGGCCCGCCGGGGTGCCGGTCTTCGCCTGGAAGGGCGAGACGATCGAGGACTACTGGTGGTGCAGCGAGCGGATCCTCGTCTGGCCGGACGGTGAGTTCGCGAACATGATCCTCGACGACGGCGGTGACGCCACCCTGCTGGTGCACAAGGGCGTCGAGTACATCAAGGCGGGCGCGGTGCCCGAGCCCGCCGAGAGCGATCCGGAGGAGCTGCGGGTGCTGCTCGCGCTGTTGCGTCGCTCGATCGCCGAGGGCTGTGACTGGACCGAGATAGCCAACGCGATCAAGGGCGTGACCGAGGAGACCACGACCGGCGTCCACCGGCTCTACGAGATGTTCCGCCGGGGTGCCTTGCTGTTCCCCGCGATCAACGTCAACGACTCGGTGACCAAGTCCAAGTTCGACAACAAGTACGGCTGCCGCCACTCCCTGATCGACGGTTTGAACCGCGCCACCGATGTGCTGATCGGCGGCAAGGTTGCGGTGGTCTGCGGGTACGGCGACGTGGGCAAGGGCTGCGCGGACTCGCTGCGCGGTCAGGGTGCTCGGGTGCTGATCACCGAGGTCGACCCGATCTGCGCCTTGCAGGCGGCGATGGACGGCTATCAGGTGGTGACCCTGGACGAGGCGTTGCCGGTGGCCGACATCTATGTCACCGCCACCGGTTGCCTGGACGTCATCTCGGCCGACCAGATGGGCCGGATGAAGCATCAGGCGATCGTGTCCAACATCGGGCACTTCGACAACGAGATCGACATCGCCGGGCTGTCCAGGGTTCCGGGCGTGGTCAAGACGAACATCAAGCCGCAGGTCGATCTGTGGACCTTCGACACCGGCACCGACGCCGAGCGCTCGATCATCGTGCTCAGCGAGGGCCGGCTGATGAACCTCGGCAATGCCACCGGTCACCCCAGCTTCGTGATGAGCAACTCCTTCACCAATCAGGTGCTCGCGCAGATCGAGCTGTTCACCAAGACGACGGATTATCCGGTGGGTGTCTACACGCTGCCCAAGAAGCTCGACGAGGCGGTGGCGAGGCTGCATCTGGCGGCGCTCGGTGTCCACCTCACCGAGCTGACCCAGACTCAGGCCGACTACTTGGGCGTGCCGGTCCAGGGGCCGTACAAGGCTGACCACTATCGCTACTGA
- a CDS encoding TFIIB-type zinc ribbon-containing protein translates to MTNDPMPAYEPYNPGGGQPGAMVCPKCRGTMRTFDRNGVHIEQCMSCRGVFLDFGELEHLTQMESRYAAAPPPPAPGYGQPGYGSGPEWGHRGGKHYRRKGFGGLFFSS, encoded by the coding sequence ATGACCAACGACCCGATGCCCGCCTACGAGCCGTACAACCCGGGCGGGGGCCAGCCGGGAGCCATGGTCTGTCCGAAGTGTCGTGGCACCATGCGGACCTTTGACCGCAACGGCGTGCATATCGAACAGTGCATGAGTTGCCGCGGCGTCTTCCTCGACTTCGGTGAACTGGAGCACCTCACCCAGATGGAGAGCCGCTACGCTGCCGCGCCGCCACCACCGGCTCCCGGATATGGACAACCTGGGTACGGAAGCGGCCCCGAATGGGGTCACCGGGGCGGCAAGCACTATCGGCGCAAGGGGTTCGGAGGCCTGTTCTTCTCCAGCTGA
- a CDS encoding phosphotransferase → MIEPWLAELTGRDDAPRQLRTRSGSRLYFFADLLVKVHRPATDAAELGQRLAYCRGPLLTPLDPIPRLLLVDGPDRPPGLVTRWPIVEVLSPEATPPWTESARLLARVHETRITTPVPGHGWPARLARAVALAPAELADLGRSLLHQVYRRNEPQRLLHGDWHLGQLGRTAAGWCLLDPEDLGRGDPAWDLARPAGFWAADLLPDADWQEFLDGYRAAGGIAIPAAGDPWPVLDLPARCAVYVAAMHPDAHPSDTAQALAEACRRMAQLSL, encoded by the coding sequence GAGACGATGCTCCGCGTCAGCTGCGGACCCGCTCCGGCAGTCGGCTGTACTTCTTCGCCGATCTGCTGGTGAAGGTGCACCGGCCGGCCACGGACGCGGCCGAGCTCGGCCAGCGCCTTGCGTACTGTCGTGGTCCGCTGCTGACGCCGCTGGACCCGATTCCCCGACTGCTGCTCGTCGATGGCCCGGATCGTCCGCCGGGACTGGTGACCCGCTGGCCGATCGTCGAGGTGCTGTCCCCCGAGGCGACGCCTCCGTGGACGGAGTCCGCGCGGTTGCTGGCTCGAGTGCACGAGACCAGGATCACCACCCCGGTTCCGGGCCACGGCTGGCCGGCCCGGTTGGCCCGGGCCGTCGCGCTCGCTCCGGCCGAGCTGGCCGATCTGGGTCGATCGCTGCTTCACCAGGTGTACCGCAGGAATGAGCCGCAGCGGCTGTTGCACGGCGACTGGCATCTGGGGCAGCTCGGCCGCACTGCAGCAGGGTGGTGCCTGCTGGATCCCGAGGATCTCGGGCGGGGCGACCCCGCCTGGGACCTGGCCCGGCCAGCCGGCTTCTGGGCTGCGGATCTGCTGCCCGACGCCGACTGGCAGGAGTTTCTCGATGGCTACCGGGCAGCGGGGGGCATCGCGATCCCGGCGGCGGGGGATCCGTGGCCGGTATTGGACCTACCGGCCCGCTGCGCGGTGTACGTGGCCGCGATGCATCCCGACGCACATCCCTCCGACACCGCCCAAGCATTGGCGGAGGCCTGCCGACGGATGGCACAGTTGTCCCTATGA